A part of Apodemus sylvaticus chromosome 19, mApoSyl1.1, whole genome shotgun sequence genomic DNA contains:
- the Dse gene encoding dermatan-sulfate epimerase isoform X2, with amino-acid sequence MYETSYRRGWGFQYLHNHQPTNCMALLTGSLVLMNQGYLQEAYLWTKQVLSIMEKSLVLLREVTDGSLYEGVAYGSYSTRSLFQYMFLVQRHFDINHFGHPWLKQHFAFMYRTILPGFQRTVAIADSNYNWFYGPESQLVFLDKFVMRNGSGNWLADQIRKNRVVEGPGTPSKGQRWCTLHTEFLWYDASLKPVPPPDFGTPSLHYFEDWGVVTYGSALPAEINRSFLSFKSGKLGGRAIYDIVHRNKYKDWIKGWRNFNAGHEHPDQNSFTFAPNGVPFITEALYGPKYTFFNNVLMFSPAVSKSCFSPWEGQVTEDCSSKWSKYKHDLAANCQGRVIAAEAKDGVVFIRGEGVGAYNPMLSLKNIQRNLILLHPQLLLLVDQIHLGEESPLETAASFFHNVDVPFEETVVDGVHGAFIRQRDGLYKMYWMDDTGYSEKATFASVTYPRGYPYNGTNYVNVTTHLRSPITRAAYLFIGPSVDVQSFSIHGDPQRLDVFVATSEHAYATYLWTGENTGQSAFAQVIADHQKILFDQSSAIKSITVPEVKDYAAIVEQNLQHFKPVFQRLEKQILSRVQNTASFRKTAERLLRFSDKRQTEEAIDRIFAISQQQRQQRGKSKKSRRAGRRYKFVDTVPDIFAQIEVNEKKIRQKAQILAQREQPIDEDEEMKDLLDFADVTYEKHKNEGSLKGGFGQVRMVTSHNKGPSLSASYTRLFLILNIAIFFVMLAMQLTYFQRAQSLHGQRCLYAVLLIDSCVLLWLYSSCSQSQC; translated from the exons ATGTATGAAACTTCCTACAGGAGAGGATGGGGCTTCCAGTACTTGCACAACCACCAGCCCACCAACTGCATGGCCTTACTCACTGGAAGTCTCGTTCTGATGAACCAAG GGTACCTTCAGGAGGCCTACTTGTGGACCAAGCAAGTTCTGAGCATCATGGAGAAGTCCCTGGTCTTGCTGCGAGAGGTGACGGACGGCTCCCTCTACGAAGGAGTCGCCTACGGCAGCTATAGCACCCGGTCCCTGTTCCAGTACATGTTTCTTGTGCAGAGGCACTTCGACATCAACCACTTTGGCCACCCATGGCTTAAACAACACTTCGCCTTCATGTATAGGACCATCTTACCAG GGTTTCAAAGAACTGTAGCCATTGCAGACTCGAATTACAACTGGTTTTATGGTCCAGAAAGTCAATTAGTGTTCCTGGATAAATTTGTCATGCGTAATGGGAGTGGAAACTGGCTGGCTGACCAAATCAGAAAGAACCGTGTGGTGGAGGGCCCAGGCACACCATCCAAAGGGCAGCGCTGGTGTACTCTACACACAGAATTTCTCTG GTATGATGCCAGCTTGAAACCAGTTCCACCTCCAGATTTTGGTACCCCATCACTGCATTATTTTGAAGACTGGGGTGTTGTGACTTACGGAAGTGCACTACCTGCAGAAATCAACCGGTCATTCCTTTCCTTCAAGTCAGGAAAACTTGGGGGCCGTGCAATATATGACATTGTCCATAGAAACAAATATAAAGACTGGATCAAAGGGTGGAGGAATTTTAATGCAGGACATGAACATCCTGACCAAAATTCTTTCACTTTCGCTCCCAATGGTGTGCCTTTCATTACCGAGGCCCTCTACGGGCCGAAGTACACCTTCTTTAACAATGTCCTAATGttttctccagctgtgtcaaAGAGTTGCTTTTCCCCCTGGGAAGGTCAGGTCACAGAAGATTGCTCATCGAAATGGTCAAAATATAAGCATGACCTGGCGGCCAACTGTCAGGGGAGAGTAATTGCAGCAGAGGCAAAGGATGGGGTTGTTTTTATCCGAGGAGAAGGCGTAGGTGCATATAACCCCATGCTCAGCCTGAAGAACATTCAACGGAATCTCATCCTCCTCCACCCACAGCTTCTCCTCCTTGTAGACCAGATACACCTGGGAGAGGAGAGTCCCCTGGAGACAGCAGCAAGTTTCTTCCACAATGTGGATGTCCCTTTCGAGGAGACGGTAGTAGATGGGGTCCACGGAGCGTTCATCCGGCAGCGAGATGGTCTCTATAAAATGTACTGGATGGATGATACTGGTTATAGTGAAAAAGCAACCTTTGCCTCAGTGACGTATCCTCGGGGCTATCCCTACAATGGGACAAATTATGTGAATGTCACCACGCATCTTCGAAGTCCCATCACCAGGGCCGCTTACCTCTTCATAGGGCCATCTGTGGATGTGCAGAGCTTCAGTATTCATGGAGACCCTCAGCGGCTGGATGTGTTCGTAGCTACCAGCGAACATGCCTACGCAACTTACCTGTGGACGGGTGAGAACACGGGACAGTCTGCTTTTGCACAGGTCATTGCAGATCATCAGAAAATCCTGTTTGACCAGAGTTCAGCCATCAAAAGCATCACTGTCCCCGAAGTGAAAGATTATGCTGCTATCGTGGAACAGAATCTGCAGCATTTTAAGCCCGTGTTCCAGCGGCTCGAGAAGCAGATCCTATCTCGAGTCCAGAACACGGCTAGCTTTAGGAAGACGGCGGAGCGCCTGCTGAGGTTTTCCGATaagaggcagacagaggaggCCATTGACAGGATCTTTGCTATATCCCAGCAACAGCGGCAGCAGCGAGGCAAGTCAAAAAAAAGCCGAAGGGCAGGCAGGCGTTACAAGTTCGTGGACACCGTCCCTGATATTTTTGCACAGATTGAAGTCAATGAGAAGAAGATTCGACAGAAAGCTCAGATTCTAGCACAGAGAGAACAGCCCATAGATGAAGATGAGGAAATGAAAGACCTTTTGGATTTTGCTGATGTCACATACGAGAAACATAAAAATGAGGGTTCCCTGAAAGGTGGCTTTGGACAGGTGCGGATGGTGACAAGTCACAACAAAGGACCTTCACTGTCGGCCTCGTACACCAGACTCTTCTTGATTCTGAACATTGCCATCTTCTTTGTCATGTTGGCGATGCAACTGACTTACTTCCAGAGGGCTCAGAGCCTCCATGGCCAGAGGTGTCTTTATGCAGTCCTCCTAATAGATAGCTGTGTCTTATTGTGGCTGTATTCCTCCTGTTCTCAATCTCAGTGCTAA